DNA from Rubrobacter naiadicus:
GACGACACGAGGGTTTTCTCTCCCGACGGTGGGAGGGAGCGCGAGATGATGCGGGTGGAGGTGGAGGTGGAGGATGCGGCTCACCCGGCTCTCGGATCCTTCGTGGACGGGCTGCGCGAGGCCTGCGGTCTCGAACCGGCCACCCGGTCCAAGTTCGGCACCGGGCTGGAGGTCGCCGGGCTCGAACCCCCCGGCCCGCCGTCTTTCGGTCCGACCGGGTTCGGGGCGGGGTCCACCACCGGCGAGGCGGCCTTCGCCGTGCTTCGGAGGCACTTCGCGGAATTCCTCTCCCACGAGGGAGGGGTCCGGCTCGGGGAGGACCCCGAGGAGCTGCACGACATGCGGGTGGCCGGGCGGCGGGTACGGGCCGCGATCAAGCTCTTCGACCGGGCGCTGCCGGTGAAGCTCCGGTCGCTGGAGCGGGATCTCGGTTGGATCCTGGGGGTTCTCGGCGGCGTGCGCGACCTCGACGTGTTGCTGGAGAAGGTCGAAGGTGGGGAGGTCGATCCTGCGGGAGGGGGAGAAGGTACAGGGAGAGTGGTGGAGGAGATAACGAAGCGCCGGGAGGAAGCGCGCAGGGAGCTGTTACGGGCGCTGGATTCCCGCCGTTACGCGCGCTTCGTCGGAAGCTTCTCGGAGCTTCTGCGTGCGGGGCCGACGAGTTCGGTCGCCGCGCGCCGGCCGGTCCTCGAGAGTGCCCCGAGGATCCTGGGCGGTGCGTACCGCAGGGTGCGCCGGGCGGGAGACGGGTTGACCCCGGGCTCACCGGCGGAGGATTTCCACCGGCTGCGCAAGCGCGCCCGCCGGCTGCGTTACGCGCTGGAGTTCTTGGAGCCCGTCTACGGCAAGCCGGCGCGCAGGCTCGCGCGGAGGCTCAAGGGGCTGCAGGATGTCCTCGGGGAGCACCAGGACGCGTTCGCCGCCGCGGGACACCTGCGGGGGCTGGCTTTGGAGAGCGGGAGGAGGCTGCCGGCCGAGGTGGTCTTCGTCATGGGGGCTCTTTCCGGCGGGTGGCGCGAGAAGGCGCTCGGGGTAAGGGAGGACTTCCCCGCCGCCTACGATCGCCTGCGGGGCAAGAGGTGGAGGAGGCTCGAGGCGAAGATGGAGAGGATGAAGCCCTCCGGCGGGGGACGCGAAGTTTGAGGGTTTGCCTGGTGCGGCACGCCGTAGCCTACGATCGGGATGCCTCCCGCTGGCCGGACGATTCGAAGCGGCCTCTCGAACCAGAGGGGCGAAAGAGGTTCGAGGCGGCCGCGCGCGGGCTGTTACGCGTGATGCCGGAGGTGGATCTCGTGCTCAGCAGCCCGTTCGTGCGGGCCTGGCAGACGGCCTCGATCGTCTCCGCGTTGGGGTGGCCGGAGCAGAAGCCCTGCCCGGAGCTCGAGCCCGAACGTGACCCGGCAGAGGTGCTGGAGGTCTTGCGGGAGCTTCCCGGGGTGCAATCCGTCGCTCTCTTCGGGCACCGTCCGAACCTGCACGCCGCGGCCTGCCACATGATCTTTGGCCGTCGGGATCCCGGGCGCCTGAAGATAAAGAAGGGAGGCGCGCTCCTGATCGAGTTCGGAGGCGAGCCAGGGGTGGGTGAGGGGGTGCTGCGATGGAGCCTCCCTCCCGGACTGCTCCGGG
Protein-coding regions in this window:
- a CDS encoding CHAD domain-containing protein; translation: MSETAAQDHREIEWQFDAADLDAVVGFLEGSGRDDGLSVEPAGDLRIVDTYYDTSDWRVMRAGYAARVRRVEGDGAEATMKLLARGDPSGLKVRREISCPVGEGESPLSAGAVGERLGYLAGNRKLKVLFEVRTRRRVYEISLGGRRLGEVALDDTRVFSPDGGREREMMRVEVEVEDAAHPALGSFVDGLREACGLEPATRSKFGTGLEVAGLEPPGPPSFGPTGFGAGSTTGEAAFAVLRRHFAEFLSHEGGVRLGEDPEELHDMRVAGRRVRAAIKLFDRALPVKLRSLERDLGWILGVLGGVRDLDVLLEKVEGGEVDPAGGGEGTGRVVEEITKRREEARRELLRALDSRRYARFVGSFSELLRAGPTSSVAARRPVLESAPRILGGAYRRVRRAGDGLTPGSPAEDFHRLRKRARRLRYALEFLEPVYGKPARRLARRLKGLQDVLGEHQDAFAAAGHLRGLALESGRRLPAEVVFVMGALSGGWREKALGVREDFPAAYDRLRGKRWRRLEAKMERMKPSGGGREV
- a CDS encoding SixA phosphatase family protein encodes the protein MRHAVAYDRDASRWPDDSKRPLEPEGRKRFEAAARGLLRVMPEVDLVLSSPFVRAWQTASIVSALGWPEQKPCPELEPERDPAEVLEVLRELPGVQSVALFGHRPNLHAAACHMIFGRRDPGRLKIKKGGALLIEFGGEPGVGEGVLRWSLPPGLLRELSEER